In a genomic window of Larus michahellis chromosome 3, bLarMic1.1, whole genome shotgun sequence:
- the CLN8 gene encoding protein CLN8 produces the protein MNPTNDDPVFGTIFDWDYLLWEVRLTFLAAGFLIYLGVFLLSHWLSSWISTTYRALYAKEKVFWNMAVTRGVFGLQSCVAGLWALLIDPVFHADKVYSQQKWSWFNCLIAAGFFLLENVAVHMSNIIFRTFDVFLVVHHLLAFGGLAGLVINVRSGHYLPLMGMLLEMSTPSTCISWMLLKAGCANTFFWKANQWVMIHLFHCRMILTYHMWWVCIFNWNSVVENLGLLHFIVLFSGLFAVTLILNPYWTYKKTQQLLSPTDWNFENKTTENGKLNGETHQKKRI, from the exons ATGAATCCTACAAACGATGATCCAGTGTTTGGGACCATTTTTGACTGGGACTATCTTTTATGGGAAGTTCGTTTGACATTTTTAGCTGCTGGTTTTTTAATCTACCTGGGAGTATTTCTTCTGTCTCACTGGTTGTCTTCATGGATAAGTACCACTTATCGTGCCTTGTATGCAAAGGAGAAGGTGTTTTGGAATATGGCAGTCACACGTGGTGTGTTTGGACTTCAGAGTTGTGTTGCTGGATTATGGGCTTTGCTCATAGATCCTGTTTTTCATGCTGACAAAGTGTATTCACAGCAAAAGTGGAGTTGGTTTAACTGTTTAATAGCTGCTGGATTTTTCTTGCTTGAAAATGTAGCTGTTCACATGTCCAACATTATTTTTAGAACATTTGATGTGTTCTTGGTAGTTCATCACTTGCTTGCTTTTGGTGGCTTGGCTGGTCTAGTAATTAATGTGAGATCTGGACATTATCTACCTTTGATGGGAATGTTGCTGGAGATGAGTACTCCCTCAACGTGCATTTCCTGGATGCTTCTAAAG GCTGGCTGTGCTAATACCTTTTTCTGGAAGGCAAACCAGTGGGTGATGATCCACCTGTTTCACTGCCGCATGATTCTTACTTATCACATGTGGTGGGTGTGTATTTTCAATTGGAATTCTGTGGTGGAAAACCTGGGActtcttcattttattgttttattctcTGGATTATTTGCTGTTACACTAATACTTAACCCATACTGGACATACAAAAAAACTCAGCAACTCCTCAGCCCAACTGACTggaactttgaaaataaaacaacggaaaatggaaaattaaatggTGAAACGCATCAAAAGAAGAGGATATAA